From the Chitinolyticbacter meiyuanensis genome, one window contains:
- a CDS encoding TolC family outer membrane protein translates to MKLTSIAASLLLLAPLAQAADLMASWRAAQQYDASYQAAKSALEAGREKKAQGQALWLPKVTVDGSAKTVREVYDPGNESVITPSTDAHGEQYGASVSLQQPIYRADVFVGADQLYKQADLAEVEYRSAEQQLILRVALAYFEVLAAEEKVKLAVSQKEAVSQQLAQAKKSFEVGVATITDTNEAQARFDAITAGEIAARNELDIKRNAFELLTGLDPAQLAKITDGKRPAPPAPPVMSDWTARAQANNFAVKAQELGLDIAKREIDRYRASTAPTLDLVGSYGSSWNSDGISRSGGTDRTTSGVIGVQLSIPLYTGGDRSSRLREAIALRDKESYTLDAAKRDSVQQAKQAFLGVQSGAAQIGALEQAEKSSLSSLESTKLGREVGVRTTIDVLDAEQNYYQVRYDLVVARYQYLYARLQLANSVGELDEGDVTDVNAWLQ, encoded by the coding sequence ATGAAATTGACGTCGATCGCGGCCAGCCTGTTGTTGCTGGCCCCGCTGGCGCAGGCTGCCGACCTGATGGCGTCCTGGCGTGCGGCGCAGCAGTACGACGCCAGCTACCAGGCGGCCAAGTCGGCGCTGGAAGCAGGCCGCGAAAAGAAGGCCCAGGGTCAGGCATTGTGGCTGCCCAAGGTTACCGTGGACGGCAGCGCCAAGACGGTGCGCGAGGTATACGATCCAGGTAACGAGTCCGTCATCACGCCGTCGACGGACGCGCATGGCGAGCAGTACGGCGCCTCGGTCTCGCTGCAGCAGCCGATCTACCGCGCCGACGTGTTTGTCGGCGCCGACCAGCTCTACAAGCAGGCCGACCTCGCCGAGGTGGAATACCGTAGTGCCGAGCAACAGCTGATCCTGCGCGTGGCGCTGGCCTATTTCGAAGTGCTGGCTGCCGAGGAGAAGGTCAAGCTCGCCGTGTCGCAAAAGGAGGCGGTGAGCCAGCAGCTGGCGCAGGCCAAGAAATCGTTCGAGGTGGGGGTGGCCACCATCACCGACACCAACGAGGCGCAGGCGCGTTTCGATGCAATCACTGCTGGCGAGATCGCCGCGCGCAACGAGCTCGATATCAAGCGTAACGCCTTCGAGTTACTCACCGGGCTTGACCCGGCTCAGCTCGCCAAGATCACTGACGGCAAGCGGCCGGCGCCGCCGGCGCCGCCGGTGATGTCGGACTGGACCGCGCGCGCGCAGGCCAACAACTTCGCGGTCAAGGCGCAAGAGCTGGGCCTCGATATCGCCAAGCGTGAGATCGATCGCTACCGCGCCAGCACCGCGCCGACGCTCGATCTGGTCGGCAGCTACGGTTCGAGCTGGAACAGCGATGGCATTTCCCGCTCCGGCGGAACAGATCGCACCACCAGTGGCGTGATTGGCGTGCAGTTGTCGATTCCGCTCTATACCGGTGGCGATCGCAGCTCGCGCCTGCGCGAAGCGATTGCATTGCGTGACAAGGAAAGCTACACGCTCGACGCTGCCAAGCGCGACAGCGTGCAGCAGGCGAAGCAGGCCTTCCTCGGCGTGCAAAGCGGTGCTGCCCAGATCGGTGCCTTGGAACAGGCGGAGAAATCCAGCCTGTCCTCGCTGGAGTCGACCAAGCTCGGTCGCGAAGTTGGCGTGCGGACCACGATCGACGTGCTCGATGCCGAGCAGAATTACTATCAGGTGCGATATGACTTGGTGGTGGCGCGATATCAGTATCTGTATGCGCGGCTGCAACTGGCCAATTCGGTTGGCGAACTCGATGAAGGCGATGTCACCGATGTCAATGCCTGGCTGCAATAG
- a CDS encoding efflux RND transporter periplasmic adaptor subunit, with protein sequence MKHRVPRRRLWLLALVASAALAACKEEAKTAPDVRPVRVMQVGGPAAQAGAELAGTVRAHVETPLSFRIGGKLIERRVDIGSVVRRGEAIARIDPQDASLNAAAADAQLASANARLAQARMDHDRSVQLFAQKFVSQAEVDNRKTALDAAREAARQAAAQRDLARNQAGYTTLTADADGVITEVLAEPGQVVAAGQGVAKLARDGVREIALDVPEQLRGAVKVGDAVLIRIWALPGREIKGHVSELSPAADAAARTYPARVAFDEAVADVQLGMSASVRLAQAGSVTANGRIRVPLTALFGNTGAQKVWRFDAGSGTVKAVPVKVAALVDDAALIEGVRPGDLVVTAGVHLLREGQQVKRLADAGAGA encoded by the coding sequence ATGAAGCATCGAGTTCCCCGCCGGCGGCTGTGGCTGCTGGCCTTGGTGGCGAGCGCCGCGCTCGCCGCCTGCAAGGAAGAAGCCAAGACCGCGCCCGACGTGCGCCCGGTACGCGTCATGCAGGTGGGCGGCCCGGCCGCACAGGCGGGCGCCGAGCTTGCCGGCACTGTGCGTGCGCATGTGGAAACACCTTTGTCATTCCGCATCGGCGGCAAGCTCATCGAACGGCGGGTCGACATCGGCAGCGTGGTCCGGCGCGGTGAGGCGATTGCGCGGATCGATCCGCAGGATGCCTCGCTCAATGCCGCAGCCGCCGATGCCCAATTGGCCTCGGCCAACGCGCGGCTGGCGCAGGCCAGGATGGACCATGACCGCTCGGTACAACTGTTTGCGCAGAAGTTTGTCAGCCAGGCCGAAGTCGACAATCGCAAGACCGCGCTCGATGCCGCACGTGAGGCCGCCCGGCAGGCTGCAGCGCAGCGCGATCTGGCGCGTAACCAGGCGGGCTACACCACGCTGACGGCTGATGCCGACGGCGTGATCACCGAGGTGCTGGCCGAACCGGGCCAGGTGGTCGCGGCTGGGCAGGGCGTGGCCAAGCTGGCGCGCGATGGGGTGCGCGAGATCGCGCTCGATGTGCCTGAGCAGCTGCGCGGCGCAGTCAAGGTCGGCGATGCGGTGCTGATCCGTATCTGGGCGCTGCCGGGGCGGGAGATCAAGGGCCACGTCAGCGAGCTGTCGCCGGCAGCCGATGCCGCCGCGCGGACCTACCCGGCGCGGGTGGCGTTCGACGAGGCAGTGGCCGACGTGCAGCTGGGCATGAGCGCCAGCGTACGGCTGGCACAGGCTGGCAGCGTGACCGCCAACGGCCGTATCCGCGTGCCGCTGACGGCGCTGTTCGGCAATACCGGTGCACAGAAGGTGTGGCGTTTCGACGCCGGCAGCGGCACGGTGAAGGCCGTGCCGGTGAAGGTGGCCGCACTGGTCGATGATGCGGCGCTGATCGAGGGGGTGCGCCCGGGTGACCTCGTCGTGACCGCTGGTGTGCACTTGCTGCGCGAAGGCCAGCAGGTGAAGCGGCTGGCCGACGCGGGAGCCGGCGCATGA
- a CDS encoding H-NS histone family protein has product MDLSALSLPQLFQLEKDLAREIEKRKVTDKQNLIVELQNLAAAKGFSLNEVLGLEAAKKGAKKAAVAGKAQFRNPADANQTWSGRGRKPQWALDWIASGKSIDDLRI; this is encoded by the coding sequence ATGGACCTGTCCGCACTGTCGCTGCCGCAACTGTTTCAACTGGAAAAAGATCTTGCCCGCGAAATCGAAAAGCGCAAGGTGACCGACAAGCAGAACCTGATTGTGGAACTGCAAAACCTCGCCGCCGCCAAGGGTTTCTCGCTCAATGAAGTGCTGGGCCTCGAAGCCGCCAAGAAGGGTGCCAAGAAGGCCGCCGTGGCTGGCAAGGCGCAATTCCGCAATCCGGCCGATGCCAACCAGACCTGGTCCGGCCGTGGTCGCAAGCCGCAATGGGCGCTGGATTGGATCGCATCGGGCAAGTCGATCGACGATCTGCGCATCTAA
- a CDS encoding TetR/AcrR family transcriptional regulator, whose protein sequence is MICPLSKRWSRRKEARPQEILEAALEVFTEKGYSAAKIEDIASRAGVTRGTPYLYFSNKEEIFKAVLRELLLPQLGMAELAQTPLEGSATDELRKIVGLWWERMGATRFSALPKLMIAEARNFPEVAQIYYDEFIAPGQALFRRVLEYGIARGEFRQVDIDSLLHLIPAPIVMLMIWQHAFAPCTQGEPLEPQRYLDAMLATLLHGIATDSP, encoded by the coding sequence ATGATCTGCCCACTGAGCAAACGCTGGTCCCGGCGCAAGGAAGCGCGGCCACAGGAAATCCTCGAAGCGGCGCTGGAGGTGTTCACCGAAAAGGGCTACTCCGCCGCCAAGATCGAGGACATTGCCAGCCGCGCCGGGGTGACCCGCGGTACTCCCTACCTCTACTTCAGCAACAAGGAAGAGATCTTCAAGGCGGTACTGCGCGAACTGCTGCTGCCGCAGCTGGGCATGGCCGAGCTTGCGCAGACGCCGCTTGAGGGCAGTGCCACCGACGAGCTGCGCAAGATCGTCGGCCTGTGGTGGGAGCGCATGGGTGCAACGCGTTTCTCGGCGCTGCCCAAGCTGATGATTGCCGAGGCGCGCAATTTCCCCGAAGTCGCGCAGATCTATTACGACGAATTCATCGCGCCCGGGCAGGCGCTGTTCCGGCGGGTGCTCGAATACGGCATCGCCCGCGGCGAATTCCGCCAGGTCGACATCGACAGCCTGCTGCACCTGATTCCCGCGCCCATCGTGATGCTGATGATCTGGCAGCACGCCTTTGCCCCGTGTACCCAGGGCGAACCGCTCGAACCGCAACGCTATCTCGACGCCATGCTGGCCACGCTGCTGCATGGCATCGCCACCGATTCCCCATGA
- a CDS encoding pyrimidine 5'-nucleotidase, with protein MPTRTHTWLFDLDDTLHHAHRHVFPVIDGEMTRWIADRLAVPAEEADWLRRHYWQRYGATLLGLIRHHPDIDPDAFLTAVHPLPRLLAPTHPAAGLKRTLARLPGRKVLYTNGPTYYGEAMLAALGISRHFVRVIGVDALDHLPKPFIRSYRRLCRQLRLQPRRCIMVEDSIANLRTAKRLGMKTVWLRRHRRGHAAADVLLSALHHLPLRRAWQ; from the coding sequence ATGCCTACCCGCACGCACACCTGGCTGTTCGATCTCGACGACACGCTGCACCACGCACACCGCCATGTCTTTCCCGTCATCGATGGGGAGATGACGCGCTGGATCGCCGACCGGCTGGCGGTGCCGGCCGAGGAAGCCGACTGGCTGCGCCGGCACTACTGGCAGCGCTACGGCGCCACGCTGCTCGGACTGATCCGCCATCATCCGGATATCGATCCCGACGCCTTTCTCACAGCCGTGCACCCGCTGCCGCGCTTGCTCGCGCCCACCCACCCCGCTGCCGGCCTCAAGCGCACGCTGGCACGGCTGCCCGGCCGCAAGGTGCTCTATACCAACGGGCCGACCTATTACGGCGAAGCCATGCTGGCAGCGCTCGGGATCTCGCGGCATTTCGTCCGGGTAATCGGCGTCGATGCGCTCGATCACCTGCCCAAGCCCTTCATCCGCAGCTATCGCCGGCTGTGTCGCCAGCTGCGGCTGCAGCCACGCCGCTGCATCATGGTCGAGGACAGCATCGCCAACCTGCGGACAGCCAAGCGGCTCGGCATGAAGACAGTCTGGCTACGTCGCCACCGGCGTGGCCATGCGGCGGCGGACGTGCTGCTGTCCGCGCTGCACCACCTGCCGCTGCGCCGCGCATGGCAATGA
- a CDS encoding efflux RND transporter permease subunit, with protein MNEQNAHPAAHATHGNLSAWALKHQSLVLYLIVVLSLAGIFAYSKLGQKEDPEFTFKAMVVRAFWPGASAGEVERQLTDPLEKSLQGIAAIDFTRSYSRAGETLIIISLEEWIRGHQVDDAWYQVRKRVNDLQRQGGLPQGVSGPFFNDEFGDTYGNLYAFTSDGFTMPQVKAYAEDVRQELLRIQDVNKVELFGVQDQKIYVEYSAAKLAALGIAPSQINQVLAATNALSAAGVVEGRDERVFVRVTGNFDAVQRIADTVLDVQGKRFRLGDIATVHRATIDPPESKMRFQGQEAIGLGVSMKKGGDVLAMGRQLDETLAKVRASLPVGVEFHAVSDQPAVVKNAVSIFMHSLAEAVIIVLAVSFLSLGWRTGIVVALSIPLVLALTFLGMLLAGIDLQRISLGALVIALGLLVDDAIIAVEMMALKLEQGWDRFSAATFAYSSTAMPMLTGTLITAAGFLPVGLAKSNAGEYTFSIFAVVGIALILSWIVAVVFTPYIGFKLLPQKMQAHDHDVYQGRFYRRFRALVTWCITWRKTTIAATVAAFVVAMLLFGTAVQKQFFPASSRPELMVDLWLPYAASYQATEREAKKLEAALMKDPDVESVTTYTGTGSPRFYLPLDQQQPNLNYAQLMVMTKGEKVRENVYTRINQLFASDYAQVRGRVTRLENGPPVGYPLQFRVVGEDPARLRQIGEQVATAMRANSHTRDVHFDWGEQVKVLRVHADQDKLRELGLTTQQLAQYLQLAVSGVTATQYREDNELIDVIARLIPEERTSLTAIRDLPVKLANGRSVPLSQLGEVKLEAEESLIWRRNRVKTLSVRADVNGAQAPDVTMALQPKVDEIAAQLPSGYHIEVGGTLEASKIGQESIAAVMPLMLLVVMTLLMIQLQSMRLMVMVLLTAPLGLIGVTMTLLLFNAPFGFVAQLGVIALSGMIIRNSVILMDQIKQDIAQGHDPWTAVVESAVRRFRPIMLTAAAAILAMIPLTRDTFWGPMAVAIMGGLLVATVLTLLFLPALYAAWQRIAPPATANE; from the coding sequence ATGAACGAGCAGAATGCCCACCCCGCTGCCCATGCCACGCACGGCAATCTGTCGGCCTGGGCGCTGAAGCACCAATCGCTGGTGCTGTACCTGATCGTGGTGCTGTCGCTGGCCGGCATCTTTGCCTATTCCAAGCTGGGGCAGAAAGAAGACCCGGAATTCACCTTCAAGGCCATGGTGGTGCGGGCATTCTGGCCCGGCGCTTCGGCTGGCGAGGTCGAGCGCCAGCTCACCGATCCGCTGGAGAAATCGCTGCAGGGCATCGCTGCCATCGATTTCACCCGTAGCTACTCGCGTGCCGGCGAGACGCTGATCATCATCAGCCTGGAGGAGTGGATACGCGGCCATCAGGTGGATGATGCCTGGTACCAAGTGCGAAAGCGCGTCAACGACCTGCAGCGCCAGGGCGGCTTGCCGCAGGGCGTGTCCGGACCGTTCTTCAACGATGAATTCGGTGACACCTACGGCAATCTCTACGCGTTCACCAGCGACGGCTTCACCATGCCGCAGGTCAAGGCCTATGCCGAGGACGTGCGCCAGGAATTGCTGCGCATCCAGGACGTGAACAAGGTCGAGCTTTTTGGCGTGCAGGATCAGAAGATCTACGTCGAATACTCGGCAGCCAAGCTCGCCGCGCTCGGCATCGCGCCATCGCAGATCAACCAAGTGCTGGCCGCGACCAATGCGCTGTCGGCGGCCGGCGTGGTCGAAGGGCGCGACGAGCGGGTGTTCGTGCGTGTCACCGGCAATTTCGATGCGGTACAGCGCATCGCCGATACCGTGCTCGACGTGCAGGGCAAGCGCTTCCGCCTGGGCGATATCGCCACCGTGCACCGCGCCACCATCGATCCGCCGGAGAGCAAGATGCGCTTCCAGGGGCAGGAGGCGATCGGGCTCGGCGTATCGATGAAGAAGGGCGGCGACGTGCTGGCGATGGGCCGGCAGCTCGACGAGACACTGGCCAAGGTACGCGCCAGCCTGCCGGTCGGCGTGGAATTCCACGCGGTATCGGACCAGCCGGCAGTGGTGAAGAACGCGGTCAGCATCTTCATGCACTCGCTGGCCGAGGCGGTGATCATCGTGTTGGCGGTGAGTTTCCTCAGCCTGGGCTGGCGCACCGGCATTGTCGTCGCACTGTCGATCCCGCTGGTACTGGCACTCACCTTCCTCGGCATGCTGCTTGCCGGCATCGACCTGCAACGCATCTCGCTCGGCGCGCTGGTGATCGCGCTTGGCTTGCTGGTCGACGATGCGATCATCGCGGTGGAGATGATGGCGCTCAAGCTGGAACAGGGCTGGGATCGCTTCAGCGCAGCCACCTTCGCCTATTCCAGCACCGCCATGCCGATGCTGACCGGCACGCTGATCACGGCGGCGGGCTTTCTGCCGGTGGGCCTTGCCAAGTCGAATGCCGGCGAATACACGTTCTCCATCTTTGCCGTGGTCGGCATTGCGCTGATCCTGTCGTGGATCGTTGCCGTGGTGTTCACGCCCTACATCGGCTTCAAGCTGCTGCCGCAGAAGATGCAGGCGCACGATCACGACGTGTACCAGGGGCGCTTCTACCGGCGCTTCCGCGCGCTGGTCACCTGGTGCATCACCTGGCGCAAGACCACCATCGCCGCCACGGTGGCGGCCTTCGTGGTGGCCATGCTGCTGTTCGGCACGGCGGTGCAGAAGCAGTTCTTCCCGGCATCGAGCCGGCCCGAGTTGATGGTCGACCTGTGGCTGCCGTACGCGGCGTCCTATCAGGCGACCGAGCGCGAGGCCAAGAAGCTGGAAGCGGCGCTGATGAAGGATCCGGATGTCGAGAGCGTCACCACCTACACCGGCACCGGCTCGCCGCGCTTCTACCTGCCGCTGGACCAGCAGCAGCCCAACCTGAACTACGCGCAGCTGATGGTGATGACGAAGGGCGAGAAGGTGCGAGAGAACGTCTACACCCGCATCAACCAGCTGTTCGCCAGCGACTACGCCCAAGTGCGCGGCCGGGTCACCCGGCTGGAGAACGGTCCGCCGGTGGGCTACCCGCTGCAGTTCCGCGTGGTCGGTGAAGACCCTGCCAGGCTGCGCCAGATCGGCGAACAGGTGGCAACGGCAATGCGCGCCAATTCGCATACCCGCGATGTGCACTTCGACTGGGGCGAACAGGTGAAGGTGCTGCGCGTGCATGCCGACCAGGACAAGCTGCGCGAACTGGGGTTGACCACGCAGCAACTGGCGCAGTACCTGCAGCTGGCGGTGTCGGGTGTGACGGCGACGCAGTATCGCGAGGACAACGAGCTGATCGACGTGATCGCCCGGCTCATCCCCGAGGAGCGCACGTCGCTGACGGCGATCCGCGATCTGCCGGTCAAGCTCGCCAACGGCCGCAGCGTGCCGCTGTCGCAACTGGGTGAGGTGAAACTGGAGGCCGAGGAGAGCCTGATCTGGCGGCGCAACCGGGTGAAGACACTGTCGGTGCGTGCCGACGTCAACGGCGCGCAGGCCCCGGACGTTACCATGGCGCTGCAACCGAAAGTGGACGAGATCGCTGCGCAACTTCCGTCCGGCTATCACATCGAAGTCGGCGGCACGCTGGAGGCTTCCAAGATCGGCCAGGAATCGATCGCCGCGGTAATGCCGCTGATGCTGCTGGTGGTGATGACGCTGCTGATGATCCAGCTGCAGAGCATGCGCCTGATGGTGATGGTATTGCTGACCGCGCCGCTGGGCCTGATCGGGGTGACGATGACATTGCTGTTGTTCAACGCGCCGTTCGGCTTCGTGGCGCAACTCGGCGTGATCGCGCTATCGGGTATGATCATCCGCAATTCGGTGATCCTGATGGACCAGATCAAGCAGGACATCGCGCAGGGCCATGATCCGTGGACGGCGGTGGTGGAATCGGCGGTACGGCGGTTCCGCCCCATCATGCTGACCGCAGCAGCGGCCATCCTGGCGATGATCCCGCTCACGCGCGACACTTTCTGGGGCCCGATGGCAGTGGCCATCATGGGCGGCCTGCTGGTGGCCACGGTGCTGACGCTGCTGTTCCTGCCGGCGCTCTATGCAGCCTGGCAGCGCATCGCACCACCGGCCACGGCAAACGAATAA
- the argB gene encoding acetylglutamate kinase yields MSVAITPQEKANILSEALPYIQRFFDKTIVIKYGGNAMIDEELKEGFAQDVVLLKLVGMNPVVVHGGGPQINDLLDRIGKKGEFIQGMRVTDAETMDVVEMVLGGHVNKEIVSMINKHGGKAVGLTGQDGHFIRARKMFLKGANADELVDIGQVGEIEKIDPSIVAHLDAADFIPVIAPIGVDASGESYNINADLVAGKLAEVLHAEKLILMTNTPGVLDKDGNLLTKLTARRIDELFADGTISGGMLPKIASALDAAKSGVNSVHIIDGRVKHALLLEVLTEQGVGTMIRAK; encoded by the coding sequence ATGAGCGTCGCCATCACCCCGCAAGAAAAGGCCAACATCCTTTCGGAAGCCCTGCCCTACATCCAGCGCTTCTTCGACAAGACCATCGTGATCAAGTACGGCGGCAACGCCATGATCGACGAGGAGCTGAAGGAAGGCTTCGCCCAGGACGTGGTGCTGCTCAAGCTGGTGGGCATGAACCCGGTGGTGGTGCACGGCGGCGGCCCGCAGATCAACGATCTGCTCGATCGCATCGGCAAGAAGGGCGAGTTCATCCAGGGCATGCGCGTGACCGATGCCGAAACCATGGATGTGGTCGAGATGGTGCTGGGCGGCCATGTGAACAAGGAAATCGTGTCGATGATCAACAAGCACGGCGGCAAGGCCGTCGGCTTGACCGGCCAGGACGGCCACTTCATCCGCGCACGCAAGATGTTCCTCAAGGGCGCCAACGCCGATGAGCTGGTCGATATCGGCCAGGTCGGCGAGATCGAGAAAATCGATCCGTCCATCGTCGCCCATCTCGACGCCGCCGATTTCATCCCGGTGATCGCGCCGATCGGCGTCGACGCCAGTGGCGAAAGCTACAACATCAATGCCGATCTGGTCGCCGGCAAGCTCGCCGAAGTGCTGCACGCCGAGAAGCTGATCCTGATGACCAACACCCCGGGCGTGCTCGACAAGGACGGCAACCTGCTGACCAAACTGACTGCGCGCCGCATTGATGAGCTGTTTGCCGATGGCACCATCTCCGGCGGCATGCTGCCCAAGATCGCCTCGGCGCTCGATGCCGCCAAGAGTGGCGTCAACTCGGTGCACATCATCGATGGCCGCGTGAAGCACGCGCTGCTGCTGGAAGTGCTGACCGAGCAGGGCGTGGGCACCATGATCCGCGCCAAGTAA
- a CDS encoding CBS domain-containing protein, producing the protein MKNARHLLVEKQLHETISISPQATVYQALQLMAEKNIGAVLVMEGDKLVGIFSERDYARKVVLMGKTSAGTAVADIMTRRLVCVPPTMLVDECLALMTEKRIRHLPVLDDDSVLGVLSIGDLVREKIADQEYTIEQLSHYIHGR; encoded by the coding sequence ATGAAGAATGCCCGTCACCTCCTGGTCGAGAAGCAGTTGCACGAAACCATTTCCATCTCGCCCCAGGCCACCGTCTACCAGGCGCTGCAGTTGATGGCCGAGAAGAACATCGGCGCCGTGCTGGTGATGGAGGGCGACAAGCTGGTCGGCATCTTTTCCGAGCGCGATTACGCACGCAAAGTGGTGCTGATGGGCAAGACCTCCGCCGGCACCGCCGTTGCCGACATCATGACCCGGCGCCTGGTCTGTGTGCCACCGACCATGCTGGTCGACGAATGCCTCGCGCTGATGACCGAAAAACGCATCCGCCATTTGCCGGTGCTCGACGACGACAGCGTGCTGGGCGTGCTGTCGATCGGTGATCTGGTCCGGGAAAAAATCGCCGACCAGGAATACACGATCGAGCAGCTTTCGCATTACATTCACGGGCGTTGA
- a CDS encoding response regulator → MIELKYLNLCLIEPSGVQAHFIQQELAKLGVTRVEHVTSGQAAMERIVGGPPLDALLCALYLPDMTGTELVYQLREDAEHGNLPFILISSETRPQVLDPIRQAGSLAILPKPFTHQQLAFALHNTLSFLNAEVDRDAFADLHVDELKVLLVDDSSTARRHIRGILEKLGFERFTEAMNGREAMAALDEAMFDLVITDYNMPEVDGRELTEHIRNRSVQSTVPVLMVSSERNEGRLAAVQEAGVSAICDKPFDTDSVKALLVQMLAH, encoded by the coding sequence ATGATCGAGCTCAAATACCTGAACCTGTGCCTGATCGAACCATCGGGCGTGCAGGCTCATTTCATCCAGCAGGAACTCGCCAAGCTCGGCGTCACCCGGGTCGAGCATGTCACCAGCGGACAGGCAGCGATGGAGCGCATCGTCGGCGGCCCACCGCTCGACGCACTGCTCTGCGCGCTCTACCTGCCGGACATGACCGGCACCGAGCTGGTTTACCAACTGCGCGAGGATGCCGAGCATGGCAACCTGCCCTTCATCCTGATCTCGTCCGAGACGCGCCCGCAGGTGCTCGACCCGATCCGCCAGGCCGGATCGCTCGCCATCCTGCCCAAGCCCTTCACCCATCAGCAGCTCGCATTCGCGCTCCACAACACGCTGTCCTTCCTCAATGCGGAAGTCGATCGCGACGCCTTTGCCGACCTGCACGTGGACGAACTCAAGGTGCTGCTGGTGGACGACAGCAGCACTGCGCGCCGCCATATCCGCGGCATCCTGGAAAAGCTCGGTTTCGAGCGCTTCACCGAGGCGATGAACGGTCGTGAGGCGATGGCAGCGCTCGACGAAGCGATGTTCGACCTCGTCATCACCGACTACAACATGCCCGAAGTCGATGGCCGCGAGCTGACCGAACACATCCGCAACCGCAGCGTTCAGAGCACCGTACCGGTGCTGATGGTGTCGTCCGAGCGTAACGAGGGCCGGCTCGCCGCGGTGCAGGAGGCCGGCGTCTCCGCGATCTGCGACAAGCCCTTCGATACCGACAGTGTGAAGGCCTTGCTGGTGCAGATGCTCGCCCACTGA